GATCTAAATTTAAGAGAGCTTGTCACCCTTGTACCTCTTTGTCTGCTTGTTATCTATCTTGGGGTTAGTCCAAATATTATGTTAAAGCCTATAGATATGAGCGTAAATCAAATGATGGTCAAGATGTATAATAAATCCTTAAAAAGTGAGACTAAAGAGTTTATTGCAAATTCCAATAGAATAGGAGGCGGACAATGAATGAGCTGGCATTCATAAGCCTAGCAGGGCTAAATATATCCTCAGTCGCCTCAATGCTCTCTTTGATCTTTTTTGCTCTTTTAATTTTATGTATAAGCACATTTAAAAAAGATCTATCAAAGACCTTTTATACAGTGCTTTGTCTGATAGCCATTATGCTAAACCTCGGAATAGTAATAGATCATAATATACTATCAAAAGGTTTTTTTGATCTGTTATTAGTTGATGGCATATCCGTTTTGTCTCAGATTATTATTCTGATAGCTTCATCTTTATTTATCCCGCTTTCGCTTAGTACGAAGAGATTTTTTGAATATGAGATAAGTGAATTTTATGCGCTATTTTTATTTATGATAGCTGGATTTGAATTTATGGTTAGCAGCAATAATCTTATTTTGATATTTATAGGACTTGAAACATCTTCTTTGGCGCTTTATACGCTAATTGCGCTTCACAATAAAATAAAGTCAATAGAGGCTGCGATAAAGTACTTTACTATGGGGGCGCTTGGTTCCGGATTTTTTGTATTTGGCGCTGCTATGTTTTATATGGCAACAGGAAGTGTCGAGATAAATTTAATAGCCGATGCGATAAAGCAGTCCGGATTACAAAGCAGTATGATAGCAACTCTTGGATGTGTATTTATGTTTGGCGCTATTGGATTTAAACTCTCTTTAATACCTTTTCATACATGGGTTCCGGATGTCTATGAGGGTGCCAATTCGCCTTTGGCTGGATATATGTCTGTAGTGCCAAAAGTGGCTGGATTTATAGTGGCTTTAAGGCTATTTGAGGCGCTTGCTCATTCGGATATATATTGGGTGCATTATATGCTATATATTTCTGCCATTTTGACAATGACTCTTGCTAATATTATGGCTTTAGTTCAAAGAGATGTTAAGAGGATGCTTGCGTTTAGCTCTATTGCGCATGCCGGATTTGTGCTTTGTGCCATAGTCATAGGAACTTCTCAAGCAAATGTATCTTTATTTTTCTATTGGATTATGTTTTTGTTTGCAAATTTGGGTGCATTTTCTATGCTTTGGGTTGCAAGATGCGATGATACGGTCTGCTGGGATAAAAGGTTTAAACATCCTTACGAGAAATTTGCAGGACTTATTAAAACA
This Campylobacter sp. RM16192 DNA region includes the following protein-coding sequences:
- the nuoN gene encoding NADH-quinone oxidoreductase subunit NuoN translates to MNELAFISLAGLNISSVASMLSLIFFALLILCISTFKKDLSKTFYTVLCLIAIMLNLGIVIDHNILSKGFFDLLLVDGISVLSQIIILIASSLFIPLSLSTKRFFEYEISEFYALFLFMIAGFEFMVSSNNLILIFIGLETSSLALYTLIALHNKIKSIEAAIKYFTMGALGSGFFVFGAAMFYMATGSVEINLIADAIKQSGLQSSMIATLGCVFMFGAIGFKLSLIPFHTWVPDVYEGANSPLAGYMSVVPKVAGFIVALRLFEALAHSDIYWVHYMLYISAILTMTLANIMALVQRDVKRMLAFSSIAHAGFVLCAIVIGTSQANVSLFFYWIMFLFANLGAFSMLWVARCDDTVCWDKRFKHPYEKFAGLIKTLPNYAVIMAIFMVALAGIPPFSVFWGKMYLISSAIAGDHVVLAVIMALNSAIAIYYYLKLVVVMFLKEPIVSDKNLYIANTSGALKAIVGFAAITTIGAIFMIDSLLEFIASFVIASGF